The sequence CGCATGGCGGCGAGGATCGCCAGTTCGCCTACGGGTACCGTGGCCTTCACGGAGTTCCGCGTGATCCTGGCAACCGCCGTCGGATAAGTTCTAAGCTAACGTCCTGGGGGGGGGAAGCCCCCCCCCAGTGGTTAGCTTAGAAACAAAGGAGGTTAACATGAAAGAGCACATTGCATCGGGTGTCTTATCACCAGGCGCAGTTAAAGTTCTGACCCGTCCGGCGGAAGTCTATGCAGCTGGCGGCGCTCACAATCTTTTCACCGTCAATGGTGTTATCGTCATACTCCATATGGTCGGGCGTATCGGCGTCGTCATGCCGGCCGGCGCCAATGCCATACAGATCACCGCCGATGCGGTGGCCATGGATGACGGCCTTTACGACTTGAATGGCGTGGCGGCCAATATGGACCTGATCGTTCCCGGGAACGTGGCTGTACCCATTGTCGCCGGCGTCGCCGCGGCAGTACCGGCGACAATGCCGTGGTACATGCCCTCCGGAAATATCGTTTGCACCAGCGCCGCGGGTACAACCGCCGGAACCATCAGCTGGTCCATAACCTATATCGCACTGACCACCGGCACGATCGTAGTACTGTCATAGTAGTACTGTCATAGTAGTACTGTCATAGAGGAAGAGGGTTTTATGTCAGGAAAAGTAATCCCAAAACCAGCCGCCCGGGCAGCAGCGCCGGAGCCGGTAACACCGGCGCCGGTAGAGGTAGCACTGAATACCTTACCGGTGGCCGCGTATTTCATGCTTAACGGAGTCCGCCACAGAGTGGCGACATTGGATCCGGAGATTATCGTCTGTCACACCCTGCGCTGGTACGACAACGGACCACTGCCGTCGGACAAGTGCTGGATGGTGGACCGGCAGGTCGGCCTATCGCCGGCGACGAAAGTAAAACCAATATAAATTTTCTCTCTAAAGATAGACAGACAAGGAGGGAATTATGTCGAGAGAAATCGCGAATCTTTACGATCCTGGCCCCATTTCACCGGTGGCGCAAATCAAGGAAAACCTTTCGGTATGGACGTTGCAGCGCTGGAGCCACTTCCGTATAGACAAGATCGAGCCGCTGCCGCGCTCCGCCCCGATGGTTGTTGAGGCCATCACGGCTGCCGGAGGCACGACCCTGGCCGCGACAACGGCCCTGGTGGTCGGCACCATCCAGAAATTTCCGGTGACATTCCTGCAGCCCCAGGCCGACGAGCTTCTCCATCTCCGCTGGGAGCCTCTCGACGATGTCGAGGGTATCCTCTGGGAGCCGTCCGGTACCGGCCGCTTCACCACAATGTCCGTGCAAGCAAGGGTGACCCGTTTTTCGAGAGCGGTGGATCCCTTTGGCGCCACGAGCACCTTCTTCATAATCGGCCGCGACCGCGACATGAACCTCGAGGTCCGCAATCCCAATCCGGTGGTCGTTGCCTCAGCGCGGTTCGCGTTCTGGGGCTACCGGTACACCCTGGTAAAACTCGACGCAGCCACTTCAGATGCGATTGAAGCGGGTAAGACGGCTTCGACTTGGCTGCCGGCCGAGGGTCACTAAATATAGGAGGTGCGAACTAAATGGACATAACGATTAAAGGTTTACGCAAAGCAGGCAACGCTGGCTGGGTAACTACGACCGTGGCAGCCGGCGGCGACCTTCTCCATACCCTTCCCGTGCGGCTGGCGGCTGGCCAGGGCGGGCGTACCCTGATTATTCGCAAGCTGGTAGTCTACCAGGTCACCGGCGCCAACCAATCCATATTCATCGGTACCAGGGACAATGCCGCGGCCTTCGTCCAGCTCTTCCCAACCCTAGTGGCCATCAACGCCATTGACACGATCTGGACCGAAGAGGAACTGCCGGCCGTCGAGTTTGTCAGAAATACCGCCGCTGGCGCCGCCGGAAGACTCGGCGATGTCTACGTTATCGCCGGAGCGATCGGCGTCCCGGTAATCGGCACCCAGGTACTGGTAGAGGTTGAAGAGTTCGGCGCTTAAAGGAGAACACCATGGCAGATAACGCACTGAAAATCCTGGCTGCCGGTGGTGTCGGTGCCCTGATAGCCGCTCTCTTGTCTAAGAACGCGAGCGCTAGTACCGGCAGTGGAGACATATTCCACCTCGATGAAGAGGCTATGGCCACCCTCATCGGTCTCCTCCAGAGCGCCCAGGAAACAAATGAGAAGCTAGCGGTCATTGAGGCAAGGCTAGGCCTTGGGGGGCTCAAAAACCCGGTTGGAGTCATTATTGACGTTATCCGTCCACTGGCCATCGGCGAAGGTAAGCAGCTGGTAAGCTATGACATCCCCTATGACATGAAGCTTCTCGTCAAGGCTTTACCGACCAATGCTGGCAACATCCAGCTAGGTTATTCAAAGACATCAGCGGAGAGTCCACTGGCTTCGTACCCGCTGACTCGTAACGAGTCTATCGCCATTAAGGTTGCTCGGGCCTCCGCGCTATGGATCTGCACCCCGGCCGGACCACTTACCGATGGTGTGGTAATGATAGCCGAGCAGGATTAGGAGTAAGCTATGCCTGAGTCCGGAAATGCTACTATCATTGAAAAGGGGCTCTGGCAATGGGCCCAGGTTACCAGCGTTGTATCGCCTACCCAGTTCATAGCGGCAAGGCTGCTCGAATTTCCCGACGGGTATTTCAACGGCTGGACTATCTATGTTACCAAGGATGGGCGGAGCACCGAGTCAGTCATAGCCGCGCCCCAGGCGGAGCGGCGGTCAGTCACCGCCTTCAGCGGTCCCGCGGCCGCTGTAACACACCTGGCCTTTACGACCCAGCTTCAAGTTGGCGACGAAATTATATTGATTCACCCTGACCTGGCTAGTTCCTTAAAAGAGCAGGCCGACGTTCCGGTGACCATCAACGCCATCGCGGCGGCGGAAACCAATATACTCAACCTGGCGGCGGCCGGCACCAGGTACTCAGTCCGGAGTCTCCGGCTCAAGTGCGCCAACCCGGGTGCCAATAACGTCAGAGTCAGACTGTACGAGCTGGTCAACGACGTGGCCACTGTGGTACAGACATTCGACATCACCGGCGTCAACTGGACGACTTATTTCTCGCTCATGGATATGTTCGGGCTGCCAGAGCTCACCGGCGACCAACTGCGTGTTACCGTCCAGGCGACCGGCGGCGGTCCTTATGCCATCACCGGCCAGTACAGCTACGCTACGGCCACATAGGAGACGCACATGAATAGAAACTGGAAAAATGACCTGGTAAATTACGCCCGGACCGATGTCAATGCGGCCGCTCAGTTAGACTTGCCCGGGCAACACTGGGCAAGTCTGGGACTAAGGTGGTACTCTTTCGGCAATTCCACACAGATGGTTATTAGTCTGGAAAATGGGACCTTAATAGGTATGGTAAATAGCGGATTCGTTGTCCGGTCAAGAAATTACGGTATCGATTGGGAGAATCTAGGCAGGTTTTCACCGAATCCTCAGCGAGCCGCAGTATATATGGGTTCTGGCCGGGTCGGTCTCGGGGACGGCGAAGGTAAGTTCTGGTATTCCGATGACATGGGCGAGCATTTCGTAAATCTGGGCGTTGTAACCGCCGCCGGAGACGCGGTTTATACTCTGTGCCATCTGGGTAATGGCATTCTTGTAGGAGGTGACCGCGCCGGGCATTTTTATCGCTCGGTTAATTATGGAGAGACATGGACTGACCTGGGCGTCATCGCACCTGCCGGTAGCGATGTAATGTCCATGGTTTACCTCGGCAAGGATATTGTGCTCGCTTGTAATTCGTGGGGTGATGGTCATTTATATCGGTCTATCGATGCCGGTTTGACATGGGCTGACCTGGGGATAATCGACCCAACTCCATCGGGCTTAACTGGTATGTGCGCCATGCCACATGGCATGGCAATGCTGGCCCGCGACTTGAATTTTTATCGTTCAATCGACTGGGGCTTAACCTGGACCGGACTGGGTCCCATTTCGCCCGTGGGGACAGAGAGCGATTTTACCTACCTGGGCGATGGGTTAGTCATCATAGGCGACAGGAACGGCAGGATATGGAGGTCGTCTGATTACGGTGAGCACTGGGAAGGGCTGGACATACTGAACGCTGGCCACTACATCTGGAAAATCGCCTACTGCGACGGGATATTGGTTTGTTTCGATGACGATGGGAATTGCTACCGCTCAGAGCCCGCCCGTATCTTGGTTTAGCGAGGTTAAACATGAGACCATCAGATATAGGAGCACTTCAAATAGAATCTTACGGAGGCGCGAGGCGAAACCTTGCCGCTGCCCGTCGCCCGCTGGTCAGCCTTTACGAAGGTTGGCAGGACGAATTAGGAATTGATGCGGCTCTTTGGACGATCACCGACCCAGCCACGGGCGCGGCCTGGACCAGGGGTGCGGTTAATGACCTTCTCATGGCCTACGCATCGCCAAATGCCAATGAAAACTGCCGTATCCGGTCCAACCAGAGGTGGGTAGCACCGGCAGAAAATTATGGCGTCAACCGTATTCTCAGAAAATTCAACCTGGAATTTGAATTTCAACTGACCGACCGAGCAAATTTCGTCAATACCGGTTTTTTCATGGGGTTGACGTCCGGAATTGCTGATACTAGAGCAAGCCAGAATATTATCGGGTGGCATTTGTCCGGTGTAGGGAATACACTTTTTAGGTGTTTGGTAGATGATGCGGGATCAGAAGATTACTGGAACGTAACAGGTGAAGACCTCACTCTGGTCAATAAGTTGAAAATAGTAACCTCGCGGCAGTTCGTCAACTTCTATTTCAATGAGGATCTGGTCGGGCCCTTCAATAGTTCC is a genomic window of Dehalococcoidia bacterium containing:
- a CDS encoding sialidase family protein yields the protein MNRNWKNDLVNYARTDVNAAAQLDLPGQHWASLGLRWYSFGNSTQMVISLENGTLIGMVNSGFVVRSRNYGIDWENLGRFSPNPQRAAVYMGSGRVGLGDGEGKFWYSDDMGEHFVNLGVVTAAGDAVYTLCHLGNGILVGGDRAGHFYRSVNYGETWTDLGVIAPAGSDVMSMVYLGKDIVLACNSWGDGHLYRSIDAGLTWADLGIIDPTPSGLTGMCAMPHGMAMLARDLNFYRSIDWGLTWTGLGPISPVGTESDFTYLGDGLVIIGDRNGRIWRSSDYGEHWEGLDILNAGHYIWKIAYCDGILVCFDDDGNCYRSEPARILV